The following proteins are co-located in the Acropora palmata chromosome 11, jaAcrPala1.3, whole genome shotgun sequence genome:
- the LOC141897054 gene encoding SCY1-like protein 2 encodes MDLNKVTTYSAAMFDRIKSAAKNATVTAVSATVNAVGAVSSLVGNPLTKDFEVGKQVASFGPNLAWRIYEGRKRTTGQEVSLVVFEKRLLDKVDKRDREVIMETMKKGAVQLTRLRHPRLLVVQHPLEESKDCLAFATEPIFASLANLLGKQTNMPCSLPAELKTFELYDVERVYGLYQLVEGLTFLHNDAKILQASLAPEMIVISKNGQWKIAGLFFSSTPVVIDGQSTYNAGQWEPRLWPWAQPDLNYAAPEYILSRSCDLSSDMFSLGVLIYSIYNKGKPPFDCDSNMAAFKRNVEQLSRKSSAALGNVPKDVQEHVRNLLSLTPSLRPDVHLMSKISFFENVAAMTLQYLDSLVQRDDMAKSQFFRGLYKVMSKLPKRVILQRVLPQLCAEFSNHLMIPFVLPNVLLIAEDCTTQEFIELILPELKPVFKVQEPVQVVVILLQKMDILLAKTPKDDVRDHVLPMVCKALETPSEQLQEMVLNIIPSFTNMIDYSAMKNSIIPRIKSLCLKTTSLAIRVNALVCLGKMLEHLDKYAVLDDVIPLMNQIPSREAPTLMAILGIFKQTMIHKKLGMDKDYLATKAIPFLFPLAVEPALNLAQFSQYMKLINEMVKRVEIEHRSKLEQLNKMQERTNSSLKFAQEVQEAKAMDDLMRKIDVLMTGSPEVHTTANEKANDSSSLSSNGATSSSEFNKMFGLPEKPSQPKGASLNGNLLGVDEFSMLQPSKENRDEQSSGQKTLKPSSKLPTSSRPQAPSSFSQPSSSSFGSSMGMTSTTSYGKVGLNSGNTGIGSGMTGSTGPSRMNSGLTGLSMSGMNSSGLSAASSLNSGSFGMSSANSTPRFAATGSSVGNQTNSTGGSTALDSLFAPELEHLQNKSKPSMNAMQAQQAPAHPSMMGLQPMPPQQFGGGMIQTSSGMFPMQQPLIGGLGNQPYQRASGNPTSTNSNTELQDLFG; translated from the exons ATGGACTTAAACAAGGTTACTACGTATTCGGCTGCGATGTTTGATCGCATCAAAAGTGCGGCAAAGAATGCGACTGTAACAGCTGTTTCGGCCACAGTAAATGCGGTGGGAGCGGTCAGTTCTTTAGTCGGAAATCCTTTAACCAAAGATTTCGAAGTTGGGAAGCAAGTGGCTAGTTTTGGACCTAACCTGGCTTGGAGAATCTACGAAGGAAGGAAGCGAACTACCGGACAG GAAGTGTCCTtagtggtctttgaaaagagGCTTTTGGATAAAGTGGACAAACGAGATCGTGAAGTAATCATGGAGACCATGAAAAAGGGGGCAGTACAGTTAACAAGACTGAGACATCCACGACTGTTAGTTGTTCAACATCCTCTTGAAGAATCCAA GGATTGCTTAGCATTTGCTACTGAACCAATATTTGCAAGTCTGGCAAATCTTTTGGGGAAACAAACCAACATGCCATGCTCTCTCCCAGCTGAACTGAAG ACATTTGAACTGTATGATGTTGAAAGAGTGTATGGGCTTTATCAg CTGGTGGAGGGTTTAACATTCCTCCATAATGATGCTAAAATCCTTCAAGCAAGCCTCGCACCAGAGATGATTGTGATCTCCAAGAATGGTCAGTGGAAGATTGCCGGCTTGTTCTTTAGTTCTACACCAGTTGTTATTGATGGACAG tcCACCTACAACGCTGGCCAGTGGGAGCCACGCCTTTGGCCATGGGCACAGCCGGACCTCAACTATGCGGCACCAGAGTACATTCTTTCCAGGTCATGCGATTTGTCCAGTGATATGTTCTCCCTGGGGGTACTGATTTATTCAATATACAACAAGGGAAAGCCACCCTTCGATTGTGACAGCAATATGGCAGCGTTCAAGAGAAATGTTGAGCAA TTGTCAAGGAAGAGTTCAGCAGCACTTGGTAATGTTCCAAAAGATGTCCAAGAACATGTCCGAAACTTACTCAGCTTAACACCTTCACTTAGACCAGATGTGCATTTGATGTCAAAG ATCTCCTTCTTTGAGAATGTTGCAGCCATGACTTTGCAATATCTGGACTCTTTAGTGCAGCGAGATGATATGGCCAAGTCGCAATTCTTCAGAGGGCTTTACAAAGTCATGTCAAAACTGCCAAAG AGAGTGATTCTGCAAAGGGTTTTGCCGCAATTGTGTGCAGAGTTCAGCAATCATCTGATGATTCCTTTTGTGCTGCCGAATGTTCTTCTCATCGCTGAAGACTGCACCACACAAGAATTTATTGAGCTGATTCTGCCAGAACTGAAGCCTGTATTCAAGGTGCAAGAACCTGTTCAAGTAGTCGTTATATTACTTCAGAAGATGGACATACTTCTGGCTAAAACACCGAAGGATGATGTTAGAGATCACGTGCTCCCCATGGTGTGTAAAGCACTGGAAACTCCCTCTGAACAACTTCAG gaaatGGTTTTGAACATAATCCCATCATTTACGAATATGATTGACTATTCAGCCATGAAAAACTCCATCATTCCACGTATCAAGAGCCTGTGCCTTAAGACCACTTCATTGGCT ATTCGTGTTAATGCACTGGTGTGCCTGGGTAAGATGTTAGAGCATTTGGATAAGTACGCAGTGCTGGATGACGTCATCCCCCTGATGAATCAGATCCCGTCCAGAGAGGCCCCCACGCTGATGGCCATCTTGG GGATcttcaaacaaacaatgatACACAAAAAACTTGGCATGGATAAAGACTATTTGGCCACGAAGGcgattccttttctttttcctcttgcTGTGGAGCCGGCTCTTAATCTTGCACAG ttTTCTCAGTATATGAAGCTTATTAATGAGATGGTGAAACGTGTGGAAATTGAACATCGGTCCAAGCTAGAACAACTGAACAAAATGCAGGAACGAACCAATTCATCCCTGAAGTTCGCACAGGAGGTACAAGAAGCAAAAGCTATGGATGATTTAATGCGCAAAATCGACGTACTTATGACTGGTAGCCCTGAGGTGCACACTACAG ccaatgagaaagcAAACGATTCCTCTTCATTATCCTCTAATGGCGCAACAAGCTCTTCTGAG TTTAACAAAATGTTTGGCCTACCTGAAAAACCTTCACAACCAAAAGGCGCATCTCTTAATGGCAATTTGTTAGGCGTGGACGAGTTTTCTATGTTGCAACCTTCCAAAGAAAATCGGGATGAACAG TCCTCCGGACAAAAAACCCTAAAGCCAAGCTCTAAATTGCCTACGTCCTCCCGGCCTCAAGCTCCTTCTTCCTTCTCCCAACCCTCTTCCTCCAGTTTTGGGTCCTCTATGGGTATGACCTCAACAACCTCCTATGGAAAGGTGGGGTTGAATTCTGGAAATACCGGAATAGGCTCTGGAATGACTGGGAGTACTGGACCGTCTAGAATGAATTCAGGTTTAACGGGATTATCGATGAGTGGTATGAACTCTAGCGGCTTGTCGGCAGCGTCGAGTTTGAATTCGGGATCATTTGGAATGAGTTCGGCGAATTCCACACCCAGGTTTGCAGCGACAGGAAGTTCTGTTGGAAATCAAACGAACTCAACCGGTGGCTcaacagcgctcgattcattGTTTGCTCCTGAATTGGAACAtctacaaaacaaaagcaaaccaTCGATGAACGCTATGCAAGCACAACAAGCTCCAGCGCATCCAA GTATGATGGGATTACAACCCATGCCCCCACAGCAGTTTGGGGGAGGCATGATACAGACCTCATCCGGGATGTTTCCAATGCAACAACCGCTGATTGGTGGGCTGGGGAACCAGCCATATCAGCGAGCGTCAGGCAACCCAACGTCCACAAACAGCAACACTGAGCTTCAAGACTTGTTTGGCTAG